The DNA segment CGTGCACCAGCGAGGATCCGGCGGACGGTGGCAGCGGTCTCACAGGGATACGGCCTTTCATGTCGGTCTGCGGGCGGGACACGTGCGTGATCTCCGTTCGGACGCGAGGGCGCGTCACACGGCGCGGACCACCCGCAGCTGATGGGCGCTGCCCAGGTGCGTGCCCTGCACCGACCAGGCGTCCACCTGCTCGTCCACCCACCCGTCGGGCCCGGCGGCGCGGGTGGTGGCCCGCAGCAGGATCCACGGGGAGGCGGCGCCGGCGAGCCCCGGTGCGGGGCGCACGGTCAGCTCCACGGTCGGCACGACCGCGAGGGTGGACAGGATCGCCGCGTAGGAAGGGGCGAGCGCGTCCATCAGCAGCACGAAGCGCAGCACGTCGGGCGCCTCGTCGTCCTCCACCAGCCGTACCCACGCGATCAGTTCGGGCACCGGCCCGCCCGCGTACGGGCGGGCCGCGCCGACGGGGCGGATCTCCATGCTGGTGGCGATCGGCACGAACTGCGCCGGGATGGCGAACACGTCGCACTCCTCGGGCCCCGGCGCCGCGGGCGGCTCGGGGGCCACCGCCTGCCAGGAGCCCTCACCGCGGCGGGCGAACACCGCGGACGCCTCGATCGCCGGCCCCTTCTCGCTCTGCGCCAGGGCACGGACCACGCTCAGGGTCCGCCCGGCGCGCACCAGGGAACTGTCCACGGTGAAGCCGGGGTCGACGGGCCGGTCGAACCGGCCGGTGACGCTCTGCAGTTCGAGTCCGGGCGCGTGTTCGCGCATCGCGGAGGTCAGCAGGGCGAGGGCGAGACCGCCGTGGAAGCCGCCGAAGCCGCGCAGGTGCGCGTCCGCCCGCAGCCACCCGTTCACCGGTTTTCTCAGGAGGGCTCCCGGTGTCGCCCCGTCAGTGTTCAGCATGCGAAGACAGCGTCCCGTCCGAGTGGATGGAAGAAGAGAAAAAAAATGAGGGGAGGGGGTGCCGTACGGCCGCCCCCCGGACCCGCCCGGCTGTCTGCCCGCCCGCCCGGCCGCCCGTCCGTCCGGCTCTGTGCTGTCTGCCGGGCGGGGACGGGGGGTCGTTACGGGGGATGCCGTTCGGGGGGTGCCGTTCGGGCGGGCTGTACAGGAGCCCGCCCGGGCACGAGCCGGGCCTGAACCACCCCGGCCCGGCCCCCGGCCCGGCCCCCGGCTCGGGTCCGGCCGGGGGCCGGATCGGATCGGATCGGGTCGGGTCGGGGTCGGGGGGCGGGGTCGGGGCGGGGGTGGGTCAGCCGAAGAACGCGGTCAGTTCGGCCGCGACGGTCTCGGGCTGCTCCTCCACCATGTAGTTGCGGGTGTTCTTGACCTCGACGACGCGTACGTCGCTGCCGCAGGTGGGCAGGACGCGGTTCATGTAGTCGTAGAACCCGCCGTAGGCGAGACCGAGGACGGGCACGGACAGCTTGCCGTAGCCGTGGAAGTCGTCGATGTCCTGCTGGTACGCCTGGAACCATGCCTGGCTGGCGCGGATCGCCTCGGGTGTGTCGTAGCGCTGCGCGTACACCTCCCGGTCCTGCGGCAGCACGGCGTCGGGGTCGACCAGGCTCAGGCCGAGCATGTAGTCGACCATGAGGCGGTAGCGGCCGGCGAGTGCCTGTTCGGGGAAGCCGGGCACGATGTTGAAGGCGAGCCACCAGCGGTGCGGGCCCGGGTCCTCCGGCTTCGGCATCAGCCGGAAGCCCTGGTAACTGTCGTCGATGTGCGTGGTGTTGATGATCGCGACGCGGCGGGTGGCCGCCTCGTGGTTCGCGGCGTGGGCGAAGGCGACCATGGCACCGATGCCGTGCCCGGC comes from the Streptomyces sp. SUK 48 genome and includes:
- a CDS encoding alpha/beta hydrolase — its product is MGTNVPSDEELAASLEGGFTSEYADVNGVRLHYVSGGSGEPLFLLPGWPETWWEYRKVMPALAERFRVVAVDIRGMGGSSRPDSGYEKKSMAGDIRALAEHLGYERINIAGHGIGAMVAFAHAANHEAATRRVAIINTTHIDDSYQGFRLMPKPEDPGPHRWWLAFNIVPGFPEQALAGRYRLMVDYMLGLSLVDPDAVLPQDREVYAQRYDTPEAIRASQAWFQAYQQDIDDFHGYGKLSVPVLGLAYGGFYDYMNRVLPTCGSDVRVVEVKNTRNYMVEEQPETVAAELTAFFG
- a CDS encoding thioesterase family protein → MLNTDGATPGALLRKPVNGWLRADAHLRGFGGFHGGLALALLTSAMREHAPGLELQSVTGRFDRPVDPGFTVDSSLVRAGRTLSVVRALAQSEKGPAIEASAVFARRGEGSWQAVAPEPPAAPGPEECDVFAIPAQFVPIATSMEIRPVGAARPYAGGPVPELIAWVRLVEDDEAPDVLRFVLLMDALAPSYAAILSTLAVVPTVELTVRPAPGLAGAASPWILLRATTRAAGPDGWVDEQVDAWSVQGTHLGSAHQLRVVRAV